The following nucleotide sequence is from Longimicrobium sp..
CGCGCGAAGCCCAGCAGGTTGGCCACGATCCGCTCCACGCGCTCCGCCTCCTCCAGGATCACGGCGGCGTAGCGCCGTCGCTTGGCGTCGTCCACGTCGTCCTCGGCGAGGCGCTGGGCCAGTGAGCGCATGCCGGTGAGCGGGTTGCGCACCTCGTGCGCCACCGACGCGGAGAGCTCCCCCAGCACCGCCAGCCGCTCCTGCTCGGTGGCGGCGGCGGCCAACTCGCCGGTCCTCGACGCGCGCACCTCGATGTCGTAGAAGCGCAGCCGCGACACCCCCACGAAGATCAGGAGCTGGATCCACACCATCGCCAGCGGCAGGGCGTAGACGGAGTGCGAGCCCTCGGTGAAGTAGCCGCCGATCAGCCCCAGCGGGAGCACCGCCACCATCCCCGCCACCACCCCCTGGCTCAGCCGGCGCTCCCCGGGTCCTTTGATCTGCCGCCTCCTCAGCCCGAAGCGCACCATCGGCACGGTGCCCCCAATCCAGCCCACGAGCTGCCAGACGTCCAGGATCACCCCGCCGTCGCGCCGCACGGCCATCGGGAGGAGGGCGAGGCCGGCGCACACCGCCAGGAGCGCCTGCCAGTCCGGCCGTTCCATCCCCTCCGCCAGCGCGAAGGCCAGGAAAAACGCGGGGAGCATGTGGATGATGCCGAAGAAGAGCGGTCCGCGCGCGCCGCCGGTGGCGAACGTCCAGCCCTGCACGGCCAGCCACGACATCAGCCCCGCCTGGAAGAGGGCGTACCAGCGCACCCCGCGGCTGCGGGGGTTGAAGAGGAGGAGCGTCGCCGTGCTGAAGAAGACCACTCCGCAGGCAAAGAACGCGACCGCGACGGCAAGGGAGCTCATCGGCTGGAATCCCGCTCAGAAGTTGACGCTGCCGCCGAGGACGGCCGTGCGCTGCCCAAAGAAGTTGGGGATCGTGGTGCGCCGGTCCGCCGCGTCGTCGTAGCTGTAGCCCGCGATGTTGGCGCGGCCCGCGGTGTTCAGCATCTCCAGGTACGTCACCACCATCCGCCCGCGCACCGTCCAGAAGCGGGTGAGGCGGGTGTCGAGGCGCAGGTAGTGCGGCAGCCGGTCGCCGTTCGGCTCGCCCGGTGCGCCGGCCGAGCGCGGAGTGAAGGGGCGCCCGCTGGCGAAGCGCAGCGTGTTGCCCAGCTGCAGCTCGCCGGGAAGCCGCACGGTGGCCACGCCGGTGAAGGAGTGCGTCACGTCCACCGCCGAGGGTACCACCCGCCCGTCCTCCAGCTCCAGCCGCCCGCGCAGGAGCGAGTACGTCACCCACCCGTTCACCCGCGCCTGCCGGCTCCAGCGCACGATCGCGTCCAGACCCGTGGCGCGGCCCGCGGCCACCTGCGGCCCGTCGCCGGCTTCGGCGTAGCGGCCGTACGACTTGGTGTACGCCTCTACCTTGAGCGACGGCTCGCCGGAACGCTCCGCGCCCACCACCAGGTGCCGCGCCCGCGTGGGGACGCCCGCCGGGGAGCCCGCGTCCGGGAGGGCGAAGCGCGTCCGCCAGCGCCCCTGGTGGAACTCGCCGCCCGCCGCGCGCAGCGTCCAGTCCCCCGCGCGGAAGGCGAGCGCCAGCCGCGGGTCCGCCGTCCACTCCGTCTCGCCGGGAAGGCGGTCGGCGCGGATGCCGGCCACCACCGCGAGCCGTCCCGACGCCGCCCACTCGTACTCCGCGTAGCCGCCCACGTGCGATGCGTCATCGGTGGTCGCCTCCAGCGCCTGCGAGGGCGAGCCGGGGGCGAGCTGGTCGGTGGTGGGGGTGACGCCGGTCTGGCGGGCGTCCATCCCCGCGGCCTCGGCGCCGGCGCGAAGGCGGCCGCCGCCCAGCATCCACTCCGTGTCCACGCGCGCGGCGACCCCGCGGTCGGTGCGCTCGCGGTCCAGCACCCCGAAGTCGAAGCCGGTGGTGCGCTCCGTGGCGCTCAGGTTGGCCCGCACCGCCACCCGCCCGTCGCGCGACACCCCGCGCCCGGAGAGCGTCGCCAGCGTCGTGCCGCCGCGCGAGCCGAACGCCCCGCTGTAGCCGTACGCGCGCACGTTGCGGGCGGACTGGTCGGTGTCCACCAGGCCGGTGGCCTTGAGCTGCCACCCCGGGCGCGGCGCCCACACCGCGCCGCCGATCCCTTCCAGCGCGCGCGGCGCCGTGTCAAACTCGCCGCCGCGGCCGTGCATCGCCAGCATCATCGACGCCTCGGTGACGCGCGCGGCGCCCCACACCCCCGCCCGCTTCCCGGCGGGGAGCTGGAGCATCGCCCCCGCGCCCACCGTGTTGGCCGAGAGCACGCCCGCGCGGGTGGAGGGCCGGCCGAGCGTTTCCACGTCCAGCACGCCGGAGAGGGCGTTGCCGTAGCGCGCGCCGAAGCCGCCGCTGGAAAAGGTGGCGGAGCCCAGCACCGCCGGGTCCAGCACGCCGAACGCGCCGCCATGGAGCGACTCGTAGCGCCCCGCGTACACCAGCCGCGCCCCGTCCACCCAGACGGGAGCCTCGGCGGGGTCGCCGCCGCGCACGTACAGGTCGGCCCCCTCGGCGGCGCGGGTGGTGCCCGGCCCCGTCTGGATCGCCTGCATCAGGTCCGCGGTGCCGCCCGGGGTCATCAGCACGTCCATCCGCTTCAGCGAGGTGCCGCTGCGCGCATCGTCCATCCGGTTTGCGCTGGCCTGCACCGTGAGCCCCTCCAGCAGCACCGCCTGCTTCGGCGCGGGTGCCGCCGGTGCGGCGATGGCGGCTGCCGCCGGAGCCGTGGCGGCCGAATCGGGGGCATCCGCGCGGCGCTCGTGGCGCTGGATCAGCTCGGCGAAGCGCGCCTCCCCCGGAAAGAGCGCCGCTCCGCGACGCCAGATCGCCAGCGCGTCGGCCGTGCGGCTCTTGCGGACGTACAGCTCGCCGAGGCGCAGGTAGGGCTGCGCGTAGATGCCGGGGGTGTTCCGCGTCCCCTGCTGCGCCACCAGCTGCTCAAACTCGCGCACCGCGTCGTCCGTGCGGCCCAGGAAGGTGGGGAGGTGAAAGTAGTTCAGGGCGAGCACGTAGCGCCCCGTCCAGTGGGTGCTGTCGATGGCGAGTGCCGCCTTCAGCAGCTCGATCGATTGCCCGGAGAGCCTTGCCTTGCTCATGAAGTCCGCGAACCCGATGCGGCACTCGCCGATCACCCGCGCGAGCCCCACCCGCGGCTCCGCGCTCTGGGGCTCGGCGGCCAAGCGGGCGCGGTAGAGGCGCTCGGCGCGGTCCG
It contains:
- a CDS encoding HAMP domain-containing sensor histidine kinase; this translates as MSSLAVAVAFFACGVVFFSTATLLLFNPRSRGVRWYALFQAGLMSWLAVQGWTFATGGARGPLFFGIIHMLPAFFLAFALAEGMERPDWQALLAVCAGLALLPMAVRRDGGVILDVWQLVGWIGGTVPMVRFGLRRRQIKGPGERRLSQGVVAGMVAVLPLGLIGGYFTEGSHSVYALPLAMVWIQLLIFVGVSRLRFYDIEVRASRTGELAAAATEQERLAVLGELSASVAHEVRNPLTGMRSLAQRLAEDDVDDAKRRRYAAVILEEAERVERIVANLLGFARRATIRPEPGARTPLAPLFEDLLLLVEAHARKGGVTVNVDAGGSVAAAPREALAQAILNLLLNAIRHTPAGGRVHLAARPAQGDLEVVVSDTGPGVPPAERERIWEPFRSEGGGTGLGLAVVRRLARELGWEARVGGAPGGGAEFSIRIPSPQAAR